In Tepidamorphus gemmatus, one genomic interval encodes:
- a CDS encoding TIGR00282 family metallophosphoesterase has protein sequence MRLLFLGDVVGRAGREAVCARLPELIDRLSIDFTVVNGENAAGGFGITEAIHDELIGAGADAITTGNHVWDQREALVFIERAPRLLRPVNFPPGTPGAGAGLFEARGGGRVLVISVMGRIFMNAMDDPFAAIERELSACPLGEAADAVILDVHAEATSEKQAVGHFVDGRASLVVGTHTHVPTADHRVLSGGTAFISDIGMCGDYDSIIGMEKDEPLRRFLTQIPGGRFEPALGEATLSGVVVTTDDRTGLATAIAPLRLGGQLAETWPQI, from the coding sequence GTGCGGCTCCTGTTCCTCGGTGACGTCGTCGGCCGTGCCGGCCGTGAGGCGGTCTGCGCCCGTCTGCCCGAGCTGATCGACCGGCTGTCGATCGACTTCACCGTCGTCAATGGCGAGAACGCGGCCGGTGGCTTCGGCATTACCGAGGCGATCCATGACGAGTTGATCGGCGCGGGGGCGGACGCGATCACGACCGGCAACCACGTCTGGGACCAGCGCGAGGCGCTGGTATTCATCGAACGGGCGCCGCGGCTGCTGCGGCCGGTCAACTTTCCGCCCGGCACACCCGGAGCCGGTGCCGGCCTGTTCGAGGCGCGCGGCGGGGGCCGGGTGCTCGTCATCAGCGTCATGGGCCGGATCTTCATGAACGCGATGGACGATCCGTTCGCCGCGATCGAGCGCGAGCTCTCTGCCTGTCCCCTCGGCGAGGCTGCCGATGCGGTCATTCTCGACGTGCATGCGGAAGCGACGTCCGAGAAACAGGCGGTGGGCCATTTCGTGGATGGCCGGGCAAGTCTCGTGGTGGGCACCCATACCCATGTGCCGACCGCCGACCACCGGGTGCTGAGCGGGGGGACCGCCTTCATCTCCGATATCGGCATGTGCGGCGACTACGACTCGATCATCGGCATGGAGAAGGATGAGCCGCTCAGGCGCTTCCTGACCCAGATTCCGGGCGGACGTTTCGAGCCGGCGCTGGGCGAGGCGACACTCTCGGGGGTGGTGGTGACCACGGATGACCGGACGGGGCTTGCCACTGCCATCGCACCGCTGAGGCTCGGTGGCCAACTCGCGGAGACCTGGCCGCAGATCTGA